One Cuculus canorus isolate bCucCan1 chromosome 1, bCucCan1.pri, whole genome shotgun sequence DNA segment encodes these proteins:
- the RFC3 gene encoding replication factor C subunit 3 has translation MSLWVDKHRPVSLGRLDYHREQAAQLRNLVQCGDFPHLLVYGPSGAGKKTRIMCLLRELYGAGVEKLRIEHQSITAPSKKKIEISTIASNYHLEVNPSDAGNNDRVVIQELLKTVAQSQQLETSTQRDFKVVVLTEVDKLTKDAQHALRRTMEKYMATCRLILCCNSMSKIIGPIQSRCLAVRVPAPSTEDICHVLSSVCKKEGLTLPQELAQRLAEKSGRNLRKALLMCESCRVQQYPFTADQDIPEMDWEVYLRETANAVVGQQTPQRLLEVRGRLYELLTHCIPPEIIMKGLLTELLNNCDGQLKGEVAQMAAFYEHRLQLGSKAIYHLEAFVAKFMAIYKKFMEDGLDDMMF, from the exons ATGAGCCTGTGGGTGGACAAGCACCGGCCCGTGTCTCTCGGCAGGCTCGACTACCACCGCGAGCAGGCGGCGCAGCTCCGCAACCTG GTTCAGTGTGGTGACTTCCCTCATCTTTTGGTGTATGGACCATCAGGAGCTGGAAAAAAGACAAGGATAATGTGTTTGTTAAGAGAATTATATGGTGCAGGAGTGGAAAAACTGAGGATTGAGCATCAGAGTATAACG GCaccttccaaaaagaaaattgaaattaGCACCATTGCAAGTAATTATCACCTTGAAGTTAACCCAAG TGATGCAGGAAACAATGACCGTGTAGTAATTCAGGAACTCTTGAAGACAGTAGCACAATCCCAACAGCTTGAGACAAGTACTCAACGCGATTTTAAAG TGGTGGTGTTAACAGAAGTCGACAAACTCACTAAAGATGCTCAGCATGCCTTGCGAAGAACAATGGAGAAGTACATGGCGACCTGCAGGTTGATCCTGTGCTGCAACTCCATGTCAAAAATTATAGGACCTATTCAGAGCAGGTGCCTGGCTGTGCGAGtgcctgctcccagcactgAAGAT ATCTGCCATGTCTTATCCAGTGTGTGTAAGAAAGAAGGCCTGACTCTTCCTCAGGAACTGGCTCAAAGACTTGCAGAGAAATCTGGCAGGAATCTTCGGAAAGCATTACTTATGTGCGAGTCCTGCAGAGTACAACA GTATCCTTTTACTGCTGATCAAGACATTCCTGAGATGGACTGGGAAGTTTATTTGAGAGAAACTGCAAATGCTGTTGTTGGTCAACAGACACCACAAAG GCTTCTAGAGGTCCGTGGACGGCTTTATGAACTCCTGACACACTGCATTCCTCCTGAGATTATAATGAAG GGCCTCTTGACAGAACTTCTAAATAACTGTGATGGACAGCTGAAAGGAGAAGTTGCACAGATGGCTGCTTTCTATGAACACCGCCTGCAACTGGGCAGCAAAGCTATTTATCATCTGGAAGCATTTGTAGCAAAGTTCATGGCAATTTACAAGAAGTTTATGGAGGATGGACTAGATGACATGATGTTCTAA